Genomic window (Arcobacter aquimarinus):
ATGAAGGTAAAGCAGCATTAGCTGATGAAACAGGTGCTGATGTTGAGCCTGTAACAGTTGAAGAAACTGAAGCTTTAATTGCTGAAGCTGTAGCTGAAGGTGATGTAGAACTTACAGAGGAGGAGCAAGCATAATGGCAGGAGCAACTCCACAATTAATTAAAGAATTAAGAGAGATGACTGGTGCAGGAATGCTTGATTGTAAAAATGCACTTAACGAAACTGGTGGTGATTTAGATAAAGCTGTTCAAGTTTTAAGAGAAGCAGGACTTGGAAAAGCTGCAAAAAAAGCTGGAAATGTTGCTGCTGAAGGATTAATCTCTGTTTTAGTAAATGCAGATAATACAAAAGCTACAATTTTAGAATTAAATTCACAAACAGATTTTGTTGCTAAAAATGAAAATTTCATTAATATTACAAAAGAAATCACTTCTTTTGCACAAAATAATGGAATTGAAGATGCAGCTGCTTTAGCTTCTTCTACAATTAATGGACAAGATTTCGCTACTTATTTAAATGAAAAAATTGCAACAATTGGTGAAAATTTAGTTGCAAGAAAATTAACTACTGTATCTGGACAAGTTGTTAATGGTTATGTTCATGCAACAGGAAGAGTAGGGGTTGTTTTAGCTGCTACTTGTGATGAAGCTGTTAAAGATAAAGCTGCTACTTTATTAAGAAATATTGCAATGCATGCATCTGCTATGAAACCAACAGTTATTTCATATAAAGATTTAGATCCTGCTTTTGTAGAGTCTGAAAATAAAGCTATTGTTGCTGAAATTATTGCAGAAAATGATGAATTAAAAAGATTAGGAAAACCATTAAAGAAAATTCCTGAATTTGTTTCTAAATCTCAATTAACAGATGAAGCTATTGCTGCTGCAAAAACTAGATTTGAAGAAGAATTAAGAGCAGCTGGTAAACCAGAAAAAATTTGGGCAAATATCATTCCTGGACAAATTGAAAGATATATTACTGATAATACTCAATTAGATGGAAGATTTGCACTTTTATCTCAAGCTTATGTAATGGATGATAAAAAAACTGTTGAGCAAGCAATTGCTGAAGTTGATGCTTCTATTAAAATTACTGAGTATATTAGATTTGAACTTGGTGAAGGTATTGAGAAGAAAGAAGAAGATTTTGCGGCAGAAGTTGCAAAACAAATGGGTAAATAATATAGTTTACCAAACTATGTAAAATAAAAAATAAAAGGGAATTTGTGATGAGTCAAGCTAATAAAACGGATGTACTCATTGCAGAGGAACTTTTACTTCAAGCTAATAACTTATCTCATAAATTTGATTATGAACTTTTCAGAGATATTAATCTTTCGTTATACAAAAAAGAATCTATAGCTATTATTGGTACAAGTGGTAGTGGGAAATCTACTTTCTTAAATATTTTGTCTTCACTTTTAAAACCAACTTCTGGAAATGTTGTTTTTAAAAGTAAAGATATGTACTCAATTAAACAAAATGAACTTTTAAGAATTAGAAGAGATGACTTTGGTATAATATTTCAAGCACACTATCTTTTTAGAGGTTTTTCAGCAATTGAAAATTTGGAAATAGCTACACTATTAAGTGGTGAAAAAATAGATGAAAAACTATTAAAAGCACTTAATATTGATTATGTTATTAATCAAGGTGTGGGAGAATTAAGTGGTGGTCAACAACAAAGACTTTCAATAGCAAGAGTATTAACAAAAAAACCTAAAATTATATTTGCAGATGAACCAACTGGTAATTTAGATAAAGATACTGCAAATATTGTTATGAATACGTTATTTAATTATATAGAGAATAATAATGCAGGTTTAATTCTTGTGACCCATGAAAATGAACTTGCTATGAAATGTAATAAAGTCTATAAATTAGAAGATTTAAAATTGCAGGAGATAAAGTGAAATTATTATTAATATGTGAAACTGCAATTATTGAACATATTTTTACTTTAGTTTGTAAAAGATTGAATATAGATTTATCTATTCAAAAAACAACTACAATTACTGATAAATTTGATGTTATAGTTGTTGATCAAAATTTTATTGATGATAAATTTAATTCTTTTAAACAATTTACAAAAAAATTAGCAGCTATTAGTTCAGAGGAATTGCCTTTTGATAAATCAAGAGATTTTATTATTCCAAGACCTTTTTTACCAACTAAATTAGAATCATTATTAATCGAACAAAAAGAAATTATAAAAGAAGAGGAAGAGTATGAGAAAAATAGAAAAGTGACTACTTTTACCTCTTATGATTTAGATGAAAATGATGAAGAAGTTACTATTCCTGTAGTAAATTATATAAGTAATTTAGAAGAAGAAAATAACTCTTCTTTAGATGATGAAGATTATAATTTTGATGAGGGAGATGAAAGCATTGTATCTTTAGAAAGTTTAAATACAGGAGGAGTTTTAGACTCTTCAGAATTAACTAGAATAAATGATATTTTGAGGGAAGATTCTATTCAAAATGAAATAAATCTTGAAAAAAATGATTGGAAAGATATCTCTTCTATAATTGATGATGCCTTAGCAGAAGTAAAAGAGTATGAGTTTGACTTAAAAGAGCCAATGGTGAAACCATACAATTTAATTTTAAGTAATTTTAATATTAATGAGTTAAGACCTTTATTGGAAAAGTTAGATCAATCAATAATTGATAAACTTTCAAGTGGTGATACAGTTGATATAAGAATCAGCTTAAAGGATAAATAGTGATTGATGAAAAAAAAGGTGCAATTTTAATACTTTCAGGCCCTAGTGGTTGCGGAAAATCTACTTTATTAAAAGAAGTTTATAAAGATATTACAGATTATTATTTTTCAATTTCAACAACTACAAGAGCTCCAAGAATTGGTGAAAAAGATGGAGTTGATTATTTTTTTGTTACAAAAGAAGAATTTGAAAAAGATATAGAAAATGATGATTTTTTAGAGTATGCAAAAGTTCATGATAATTATTATGGGACTTCTTTAAAGCCTATTAAAAAAGCATTAGATGAGGGGAAATTAGTTATTTTTGATATTGATGTTCAAGGACATGAAATTGTAAGAACAAAATTAGATTCTATTGTAACATCAGTTTTTATAACAACACCTTCTTTAAAAGTTTTAGAAAGTAGATTAAATAGTAGAAATACTGATAGTAGTGAAATAATTGAAAAAAGAATAAAAAATGCAAAAGGTGAAGTTGAATATTTTCAAAATTATGATTATTTGATTATAAATGATGATTTGCAAATAGCAGCTAAACAACTTGTTTGTATTGCAAATATTGCTAGAATAAAGAGTAAACTTTTTGATAATAATAAAATAATATCAACTTGGTTAGAAAACTAACTTTTCAGTTGATATTATCATAACTTAAAGGTTTTTCGAAGTAATAACCTTGACAGAAATCTATATTTAAGTCTTTAATTTTGTTGTAAATATCTTCATTTGAAACATACTCAGCAACTGTTTTTACTTTGAATTCTTTTGAAAAATTTGCTATTGTATTTACAATAATCTCTAAATCTTTTGAACTATTTATTTTCTCAATTAATGAACCATCAATTTTTACGAAATCAATATCAAGTAGTGTTAATAGATTAAAATTCGAATATCCAGCCCCAAAGTCATCAACACCAACTATACAGTTAAACTTTCTAACTTCAGAAATAAATTTTGATACTTCATTAAAATCTGAAATCTCTTCTGATTCTAGAATTTCAAACTCTAAGAATTGACTATAATCTTTGTTTTTTTCTAAAGTTTCATAAATAAATGAAGTTGTTTCAACATTTGCAATATCATCAAAAGATATATTTACTGATACTCTTTTATTTTTATTTATGATAAGTTTAAATGCATCTTGAAGTACTATTTTTATTATATTTGGATAAAGTTTTGTTTTTTTAGCAACGTTTATAAAATTATATGGAGCTATCTCAAGACCTTCTTTAGTAACATATCTAATAAGAGCTTCATACTTATAAACTTCTTTTGTTTTTGTATTAACTATAGGCTGAAAATATGCCTGAAAAAGATTTTCTCTAAATCCAACTTTTAGTTGCTTAACCCATTTTATATTTTCTTCAAAAGATTGTTGTATTTTAAATGATTCGTTATAAATCATAATTCTTTGAAGTTTAGTTCTTGCATAGTTTATTACTCTTTGAGAGTATTTAAAGGCTCTTGAACCATCTCCTTGAGCAATTCCTATTGTAATATTTATATCTATTTCATCTTCATCTATCAATAAAGACTCTTTTTCTATTTTATCTGCAAAACTTTTACATAAATCGTAGAATTTATCTATATCTTGATTTTTCATTTTTGCAACAATTGCAAATTTATCGGCTTCAATTCTATAAACTAAATACTCTTCTTCATCAAAATAATCTTTTAATTTTCTAGCCAATTCAAAAAGAATTGTATCTCCGATATTTTCTCCAAACAAATCATTTATAGTAGAAAATTCATCAATATCTAACAATGCCATTAAATCAATATTTGTTTCATCTAAATCTTTTTTTAGTTTATTTCTATTTGGTAAGTTTGTTAATTTATCAGTATATAAATCTTTTAATTCATGATAAATAAGAGATTGAGACATAACTTGTAAAAGTTTTGCTATATCTATAGGTTTTAAAACATATTTATCAACACCAATATCAATAGCTTCAAGTAAATACTCTTTATTTGAAAAAGCTGTTGCCACTATTATTGGAATATTTATATTGATTTTTTTTATCTCTTTTACCATATCCAATCCATTTAAAATTGGCATATTAACATCGGTGATGATTAAATCAATCTCTTTTTCATGTTTTTTAAAAAGCTCTAGTCCTTCTTGACCATTTTGAGCTACATATTGCTTTTTGGTGAATCCCTTTAAAATTTGATGGGTAACTTCTCTTAAGTCTTTCTCATCTTCAGCATATAAAATAGTTATATTTTTTAGTATCGAAATGTTATTTATCATTATTAAGAGTCTCTCCAAAATTATTAAGATATAATATCATAAATAACTTAATATCTAAGCTATAAACTGAGCCTTAGATACTTTTTTCTAGTAGGAGTCTTTTTGTCTAAAATCAAATGTAATCATTGTCATTTAGAATTTGAAGAAAATATAATGATAAAAGAAAATGATTTAAATTTTTGTTGTAAGGGGTGTCAAGGTGTTTATCATCTTCTAAAAAATGATGGGTTGGACTCTTTTTATGAAAAACTAGGAAATAAAACAATTGCTCCTCCTATTGAATTAAATAATGATGATATTTCAAAATTTGATTCTTTAAATTTTTTAGACAATTATGTAAGTGCTACAAATGAAGGATTTTCTCAGATTGATTTAATTATTGAAGGAATTCATTGTGCTGCTTGTATTTGGTTGAATGAAAAGATTCTTTATGATACAAAAGGAATAGTTGAAGCAAATATCAATTTTACAACAAATAAAGCACGAATTATTTGGGATGATGAAAAACTAAAACTTTCAGAAATTATTTTAAAAATCAGGTCGATTGGATACAATGCTTATGCTTATGATTCAAGTGTAGCTGATGTACAAGCATCAAAAGCAAAAAGAGATTATTTTATTCGCATGATGGTAGCTGTTGTTTGTAGTATGAATATCATGATGTTAAGTGTTGCTAAATATACTGGGTTTTTTACTGGAATTTCTAAAGAAGTAAAAGATATGATTCACATAGGTGAATTTTTACTTTCAACTCCAGTTTTATTTTATAGTGGATGGATATTTTTTAAAGGTGCTTATTATGGTTTAAAAAATCGTATGATAAATATGGATTTTTTAGTTGCCACGGGAGCTACTTCTACTTATATTTATTCATTATTTATTCTTTTTGGTGCAAAAGGAGAAAGTTATTTTGATTCAGTATCCATGATTATTACTTTTGTTTTGGTTGGAAAATATTTAGAAGTAATAGGAAAAAAATCAGCTATCGATACTTTGGATAAAATAAAATCAACCCTACCTTTAGAAGCAGTTGTAATAAAAGATAATCAAAGAAAAGTAGTAGCTTTAAATAGTTTAAATATTGGTGACATTATTGAAATAAAAGCAGGAGAAAAAGTACCAGTTGATGGTAAGATAGTTTTTGGTTCAGGTTCTTTTGATGAATCTACTTTAACAGGTGAATCTATACCTATATATAAAAAAGTTAATGATACAGTTTATAGTGGAACTATAAATATTGATTCTTTAGTTCAATTTGAAGTTACAAAAAGTTTTAAAAATTCTACTTTTTCTTCTATAGTAGCTTTACTTGAAGATTCTTTAAATTCAAAACCTGCAATTCAAACAAAAGCTGCTGAAATTTCAAAAGGTTTTAGTATCACAATTTTGAGTTTAGCTTTTGCAACTTTTGTTGTTTGGTATTTTTTTGGTTTAGATTTAGGATTTGATTATGAAGGAACAGATACTTTTGAAAGGTCATTTATTGTTGCTGTTTCTGTTGTAGTAATAGCTTGTCCTTGTGCTTTAGCGCTTGCAACTCCAATGGCAAGTTTGATAGGAATATCAGAGCTTGCTAAAAAGGGATTACTTTTCAAAGAAGCTAAGTTTATCGAAACTTTAGCTTCAGCTAATTGTGTGGTATTTGATAAAACAGGAACTTTAACAAAAGGTGAATTAAGTGTAGTTAAAGCTAGATTTTTGGATGAAAATATCTATAAAATACAACTTTTATATTCATTGTTAAATGCTTCAAAACATCCTGTTAGTATTTCTATAAAAAAATATTTAGAATCAAAATATGAAAATCTTGAAATAAAAAATCTTCAAAATGTAAAAAATATAGAAGCAAAAGGAATGAGTGCTATTTATAAAAATATAGAAGATAAAGAGTTTGAAATAATTGGTGGAAATGTTGAGTTATTAAGGGAATTTGAAATAAATTATAAATTTGATTCTTCAAAAACAGTTTATTTGTTTGCTATAAATAAAAAAGTAATTGCAACTTTTGAACTTGAAGATAAAATAAAAGATGATGCAAAAGAGATTATAGAATACCTTCAAAATAAAAATATTGATGTTGTTATGTTAACAGGTGATAATGAGCAAGTTGCTTCAAAAATTGCAAAAGAGTTAAATATTAAAAAATATTTTGCTAAACAAACACCTGTTTCAAAAGCAAATTTTATAAAAGAATTAAAAAAAGAGAATAAAATAGTTGTAATGGTTGGTGATGGAGTAAATGATAGTGTAGCTTTGACTAATTCAGATGTTGCTGTTGCCATGGGAAGTTCAGCTGATATTTCACTTGCTGTTTCTGATATTGTTTTATTAAATTCAACATTAAAATCATTAAAAGAGGCATTTGAAATCTCTAATAAAACATATAAATATATAAAACAAAACTTATCTTTATCAATAATATACAATATAGTTACAATTCCCCTTGCTATGGCTGGATATGTTATTCCATTAATTGCAGCTCTTTCGATGAGTTTAAGTTCTTTAATGGTTGTATTAAATTCACTTAGAATAAAAATGAAATAAGATTTTAAAAATTGAAAATGAGGATAAAAAATGATAAATGACACACTTTTTTTTATGTTGATTGTAGGAATAATAATCTCAGCAGGACTTTTACTTTTATTTATTTGGGCTGCAAGAAGTGGTCAGTTTGATGATGCAAATAAAATGTTAAATAATCCTTTGTATGATAGTGTTGAAGATTTAAATGATGCTATTAAAAAAGAGAAAAATTTAAAAGAAGTAAAAGAAGAGAAATTAAATAGTGAAAAAGAAAAAATAAAAGAAGAAGTTAGTCAAAAACTTGACTAACTTCTAAAAAATTACTTCATTGCAGCAATTTGTTTTGCTAAATCAGCGATATCAGCATCACTTAATTTTGCAACTTGACCTTTCATAACAGCACCCATACCGTGAACATTTAAAGTTCCAGCTTTATAACCATTTAAAGATGCGATAGTTTTAGCTTCGTCCCAACCTGTGATAATTTCAGATTTTCCTAATGCTTTTTTTTCTCCGTTCGCACCATGACATGTTGCACAAGCTGCAAAAGAAGCAGCACTTAAAGAAGCAGCAGCCGCTGCAGCGATGATTGTACTTAATACGATTTTTTTCATTTTATTCTCCTTGATTTTAAGCGAAATATTTTAGCTTTTTTTTCTTTTTTTATGCTTAATATATTAGCTTTTTTTTGTAATAAACAGTATAAGTTTTACCTATTATTGTATAAAAAAAGTGAATTACTTATAAAGTCTGTATAGAGGTTATTTAAAGCAATTTTTTAATACTATATTAACTTTAAAAAAAAGGCAAATTTTGAAAGAAGAGATAGTTTTAAATATTAATAATTTAACATTTTATTATAAAAAGGAAAATCCTATATATAAGGATTTTTCTTTAGAGTTAAAAAAAGGTGAATTAGTAACTATATTTGGGAAAAGTGGAACAGGTAAAACTACACTTTTTGAGTTAATTATAGGTAGTTTAAAACCAATAAATGGAACAATACAAAAATCTAAAATAGCTATGATTTTTCAAGATCCATTTAACTCTTTTCACCCCACATACTCTATAATTGAACAAATAAAAGATGTTGTAAATAGTAATTTTGATGATGAACTACCAGAACTTTTAGAGAAATTGAGTTTAAAAGAAGAGTTGCTTTATAAAAAAACATATCAGCTAAGTGGAGGGCAACTTCAAAGATGTTCTATTTTAAGAGCAATTTTGATGAAACCAGATTTACTTTTAGTTGATGAACCAACGTCAGCTTTAGATAATATTATAGCTTATGATGTGATGAAACTGTTGGTATCTTTTTTAAAAAATAGTGCTATTTTACTTATTACCCATGACTTTGATATGGCTTCATGGTGTAGCGATAAAATTATAAGGTTAGAAGAAAATGCAAAAAAATAAAAAGGCTTTAGTTCTATTAAATATGGGTGGAGCTAGAAATAAAGATGAATTAAAAATGTTTTTAACAAATATGTTTAATGATGAAAATATTTTAACTATAAATATGGATTTTTTAAGAAGTATAATTGCAAATTTCATAGTTAAAAAAAGACTTGATAGTGCTTGGGAAAATTATGAAAAAATTGGAAATGCTTCACCAATTAATCCATTAACAGAAAAATTAGTAAATAAATGTAATGAAAAAATTGAAGAGTTTAAAACATATCAAGCTATGCGTTATACTCCTCCATTTGCAAATGAAGTTTTAGAACAAATTAAAAAAGATGGAATAAGTGAGATTTTACTACTTCCTTTATATCCACAATTTTCAACAACTACTACAAAATCGTCAGTTCAAGATTTTATAGGAAATATTCCATATGAGGGATTTACTGTAAAATATATTGAAGAGTTTTATAAAAATGATAAATTTAATGATTGTATTGTAGATGAAATAATTAGAAATATTGATGATGAAAAAGAGTATAATCTAGTATTTTCAGCACATGGATTACCACAAAAAATTGTTAAAAAAGGTGATCCATATGAAGAACAGATGAATGAACATGTGGAAATTTTATCAAAAAAACTAGATGAAAAGAAAATAAAATTTAAATCAATAAACTTAGCATATCAATCAAAAGTTGGACCTATGAAATGGCTTGAACCATCACTTGAAGATATGTTAAAGAATTTTAAAGATGAAAATGTAATTATTTATCCAATTTCATTTATAGTTGATAACTCTGAAACAGATTTTGAACTTGATATTGAATATAGAGAAATAGCACATGAATTAGGAATAAAAGAGTATAAAGTTTGTCGTTGTGTAAATGATAGTGATGGATTTATTGAAGCTATAAAGGATATTATAAAGTAATTGGAAAATTTTATGAAGAATCAAATTTTATTAGAAATAGCTAAAAAATCAATAAAAAGAAAATTTGATTCAAATATAAAAATAGATAAAGATGAACTTCTAAAAGATTTTCCCAAACTTAAAGAAATTGGTGCAACTTTTGTAACTTTAAAATTAAATAATGAATTAAGAGGTTGTATAGGAACTTTAAATGCCAAAGTTTCAATACTTGAAGATTTAATATCAAATGCCTATGGGGCGGCTTTTGAAGACCCAAGATTTTATGAATTGACAAAAGAAGAGTTTGAAAAAACAGATATTGAAATTTCTATTTTATCTTCACCTGTACAGATACAGTATACAGACATAGAAGATTTAAAATCAAAAATAAAACCAAATATTCATGGGGTGATTTTACAAAAAGATGGAAGAAGAAGTACATTTTTACCACAAGTTTGGGAACAACTTCCAATTTTTGAAGAGTTTTTTTCTCATCTTTGTTATAAAGGAAGTTTTGAAGAAAATTGTTTGGAGTTTAATCCTCAAATCTTTATTTATGAAGTTAAGAAAATAAAATGAGTTTTAAAAGTATTAGAAAAAGTGTAGTTAGCGGAAGTTTTTATCCCCATAAAAAAGAAGAGATTTTAAAATATATAAATCATTTTAATAATTTTGAAACAAATGTTGAAACTTTTGAAGATATAAAAGCTATTATTGTTCCTCACGCTGGATATATTTATAGTGGATTTACTGCAAATTTAGCTTACAAATTAGTTTCATCTTTAAAAAAAGATATAAAGAGAGTTGTTGTAATTGGTCCATCACATAGAGTTTATCTAAAAGGTGCAAGTGTTGCAATATATGATGAATTTGAAACTCCATTTGGAAATCTAAAAATTGATAAAGAGTTTTCTCAAAAATTTATAGATAAATATGATTTTTTAGAGTTTAATGTTGAGTGTGAATTTGAGCATTCAACCGAAACTCAAGCTCCATTTATAAAATATTATTTTGCTGATGTTGAATTAGTTGAGGTAGTTTATGGAGAAATTGATTATAAAGATTTATCAAAAGTTATTGATGAGGTTTTAAAAGATAAGTCTAATTTTGTAGTAATTAGCACAGATTTAAGTCATTTTTATACCCTTGAAGAAGCGCAAAAACTTGATAATATCTGTTTAGAAGCAATAGATAAAAAAGATTTAAAACTTTTTGATTATTGTGAAGCTTGTGGAAAAATAGGAGTTAAAGAAATAATTAATTGGGCAATAAAAAATAATTTTGATACAAAAGTATTAAATTATTGTACAAGTGCCGATGTAACAAAAGATAAAAGTAGGGTTGTTGGATATACATCAGCTCTCATAGGAAGATAAATGTTTACAGTTAAAAAAATTATTTCAGCTTTTTTGTTGCCAATTCCTATTGGAATTTTTTTACTTTTTATGGCTTTTATTTATTTGATGTTTAATTCATATAAAAAAGCAAAAATATTTTTGTTTTTAGGTTTATCTTGGTTTGTACTTTTATCATTTCAACCAATTTCAAATGCTATTTTAGCTCCACTTGAAAATTCCCATAAAGCTTTGATTGAAACGCCAAAGGTAAATTATATTTTAGTTTTAGGAAGCGGTCATAAGAGTGATGAGAATTTAAGTATAACTTCACAGATAAAAATGGTAGCTATAAACAGGCTTGTTGAGGGAATAAGGCATTATAAAAATCTTGAAAATGTAAAATTAATAGTTTCAGGATATAGTTTTAGTGATAAAAACTCTCATGCTTTTATGCAAGAAAAACTAGCTATTTCTTTGGGTGTAAATCCAAATGACATTATAAGGCTTGATTCCCCACGAGATACGAAAGAAGAAGCAATTGAAGCTAAAAAAATAGTTGGAAATAATGAGCTTATTTTAGTAACTTCAGCTTCTCATATGAAACGCTCTGTTTTACTTTTTGAAAAAGAGGGCTTAAATGTAATAGCAAGTCCAACAAATCATCTAGCTTATAAAGATGATTCTTATAGTGCTTACTTTTCAGCTAAAAATATTAGAAAAGTTGAAATGGCAATACATGAATATCTAGGATTATTGTACTCATTTTTAAGAAAAGAGATTTGATATAAAATTAATCCAATATCTGATAATATTGCAACAAAGTTGCAAATAAAGGTTTTTAGTGGAATTAATAACTATAAGTAATCTATCTTATAAATATCATAAAACAGAAGTATTAGAAAATATAAATTTAAAGATAAATAACGATGATTTTTTAGCAATAATTGGTCCAAATGGTGGAGGAAAATCTACTTTATTGAAACTAATTTTAGGATTGCTAACTACACAAGATGGAAATATAGAAAAAAAAATAAAAAATAATCAAGTGGGATATGTACCTCAAAATACAAATTTAAATATAGATTTTCCTATTACTGCTTTAGAAATAGTTTTAATGGGACATATAAGTTCAAAAAAAAGGTTGTTTGGATATTCAAAGGAAGATATAGCTTGTGCCATGGCTTCTTTAAAACAAGTGGGAATGAAAGAGTTTGCAAATAGGAAAGTTGGTGATTTAAGTGGAGGTCAAAGGCAAAGGGTTTTTATAGCACGAGCTTTATGTTCAAATCCAAAAGTTATGTTACTTGATGAACCAACTGCAAGCATTGATGTAAAAGGTCAAAGGGAGATTTATGAGTTATTAAAAGAGCTTAATAAATCTATTTGCATAGTGGTTGTTAGTCATGATATTTCAGTTTTATTAAACTATGCAAAAAATGTTGCCCATATAAATAAAAACTTAGTTTATCACTCTTTAGAAAATATAGAAAAAAATATAAATACACAAAATGATCATTTATGCGAAGTAGAACTTTTATCAGCTTTAGGTAAATCTCATGTTTGTTGTGATCATACTCATTAAGGTTAAGAATGTTAGAAGTTTTACAATATAATTTTATTCAAAATGCTTTAATAGCAGGAGTATTAATCTCAATAGCAGCAGGAATTATAGGAAGTTTAGTAGTTGTAAACAAGATTACATTTTTAACAGGTGGAATTGCACATAGCTCTTATGGAGGAATTGGTCTTGCTATTTATTTAGGAATTCCTGTACTTTTTGGAGCAACAGTGTTTGCTGTTATAACTGCAATTATAATTGCAATAATAACTTTAAAAAATAGAACACGAATAGATGCAATTATAGGTATGATGTGGGCAAGTGGAATGGCTATTGGTATTATCTTTGTGGATTTAACACCTGGATATAATGTGGATTTAATGTCATATTTATTTGGAAGTATAGTTGCTGTTTCAAATGAAGATATTTATTATATGACTATTTTAGATATATTTATTATAGGAATAGTTGTTTATTTTTATAAAGAGATTTTAGCAGTCTCTTATGATAGTGAATTTGCAAGTTTACGTGGAATAAATGTAAAGTTTTTTTATACTTTGATTTTAATTTTAGCAGCTTTATGTGTAGTTGCTGCAATTAAAGCTGTGGGATTAATCCTTGTAATTGCACTTTTAACAATACCTACATATCTTGCGGAAACTTTTGCTTCAAAACTTTCAAGTATGATGATAATAAGTTCTATTTTAGCTACAATTTTTACTATTTTAGGACTTGTTGTTTCATATCTTTATGATATTAGCTCGGGTGCGAGTATTATTATGGTTGCTGTTTTGGTTTTGGCTGTTGTAAAAGTTCTAAAAATGAAAAAATAATTTTTTATTAGTATTTAGTTATAATAAAATTTAGAATTAATTTTATTTTATATTCAAATATATTTTAAGGGGCTTTATTGTTAAAAAATATTTCTATGAGTTTAGGATTTTTATTTCTTGGTTATGTTGTAATCACTTATGAAAATTTTACTGTACTTTTAAGTGGAATTGCTATTTTTATTATTGGTATGTTCTTTATGCAAGATGGTTTTAAACAACTATCCGGAGGTCTTTTAGAAAGACTTTTACAAAAGTTTACTTATAATAGTTTTTATGCAATTGCAACTGGTCTTGTAGCAACTTCAATAGTTCAAAGTTCAACAATAACAACACTTCTTACTATATCTTTTGTAGGTGCTGAATTAATTACTTTAGTTCAAGGAATTGGAGTAATATTTGGATCAAA
Coding sequences:
- the amrB gene encoding AmmeMemoRadiSam system protein B → MSFKSIRKSVVSGSFYPHKKEEILKYINHFNNFETNVETFEDIKAIIVPHAGYIYSGFTANLAYKLVSSLKKDIKRVVVIGPSHRVYLKGASVAIYDEFETPFGNLKIDKEFSQKFIDKYDFLEFNVECEFEHSTETQAPFIKYYFADVELVEVVYGEIDYKDLSKVIDEVLKDKSNFVVISTDLSHFYTLEEAQKLDNICLEAIDKKDLKLFDYCEACGKIGVKEIINWAIKNNFDTKVLNYCTSADVTKDKSRVVGYTSALIGR
- a CDS encoding ElyC/SanA/YdcF family protein, with translation MFTVKKIISAFLLPIPIGIFLLFMAFIYLMFNSYKKAKIFLFLGLSWFVLLSFQPISNAILAPLENSHKALIETPKVNYILVLGSGHKSDENLSITSQIKMVAINRLVEGIRHYKNLENVKLIVSGYSFSDKNSHAFMQEKLAISLGVNPNDIIRLDSPRDTKEEAIEAKKIVGNNELILVTSASHMKRSVLLFEKEGLNVIASPTNHLAYKDDSYSAYFSAKNIRKVEMAIHEYLGLLYSFLRKEI
- a CDS encoding metal ABC transporter ATP-binding protein, whose translation is MELITISNLSYKYHKTEVLENINLKINNDDFLAIIGPNGGGKSTLLKLILGLLTTQDGNIEKKIKNNQVGYVPQNTNLNIDFPITALEIVLMGHISSKKRLFGYSKEDIACAMASLKQVGMKEFANRKVGDLSGGQRQRVFIARALCSNPKVMLLDEPTASIDVKGQREIYELLKELNKSICIVVVSHDISVLLNYAKNVAHINKNLVYHSLENIEKNINTQNDHLCEVELLSALGKSHVCCDHTH
- a CDS encoding metal ABC transporter permease produces the protein MLEVLQYNFIQNALIAGVLISIAAGIIGSLVVVNKITFLTGGIAHSSYGGIGLAIYLGIPVLFGATVFAVITAIIIAIITLKNRTRIDAIIGMMWASGMAIGIIFVDLTPGYNVDLMSYLFGSIVAVSNEDIYYMTILDIFIIGIVVYFYKEILAVSYDSEFASLRGINVKFFYTLILILAALCVVAAIKAVGLILVIALLTIPTYLAETFASKLSSMMIISSILATIFTILGLVVSYLYDISSGASIIMVAVLVLAVVKVLKMKK